A region from the Geobacter benzoatilyticus genome encodes:
- a CDS encoding ABC transporter substrate-binding protein: MKASRSSKSSAPPEHLVFAVAALLDSVPALVADRQGYFKGEGLDVEVKMYSTGKDALAAVRRGEADFATVADFPFVLAVLDGADIQVLATICKSGRENSIVARRDRGITEQEHIRGKVVGVIPGTSSEFLLDEFLIMKGIPHTDLTVVELKPEETVNALLAGKVDAVSTWSQYTAQLLKSLGNNGVRFFSEETYQMYWNIVATRKFVNGNKDSVRKFVKALDRANNYIMHDEDGAQKVVLSSLKLEPAQLKDVWDDYEFDLSLDHTLPITLESQARWVCKRKGVAVSDVPNFHGFVYMDALLGIKPAAVTVMR; the protein is encoded by the coding sequence ATGAAAGCGTCAAGGAGCAGCAAGAGTTCCGCGCCGCCCGAGCACCTGGTTTTTGCCGTTGCGGCGCTGCTTGATTCCGTTCCGGCTCTTGTGGCCGACAGACAGGGGTATTTCAAGGGGGAAGGGCTTGATGTCGAAGTGAAGATGTATTCCACGGGGAAAGACGCACTCGCTGCGGTGCGGCGCGGGGAGGCCGATTTTGCCACCGTGGCGGACTTTCCCTTTGTTCTTGCCGTGCTGGATGGCGCGGATATCCAGGTACTTGCCACCATCTGCAAGAGCGGCAGGGAAAACAGCATAGTGGCCAGAAGGGATCGGGGTATTACCGAGCAGGAGCACATACGGGGGAAGGTTGTCGGCGTCATCCCCGGGACCAGCAGCGAGTTTCTGCTCGACGAATTTTTGATAATGAAGGGCATACCGCACACCGACCTTACCGTGGTTGAGCTGAAGCCCGAGGAAACAGTGAACGCGCTGCTTGCCGGCAAAGTCGATGCGGTTTCCACCTGGAGCCAATACACGGCGCAGTTGCTGAAAAGCCTTGGAAATAATGGTGTCAGATTCTTCTCCGAGGAAACATATCAGATGTACTGGAACATCGTCGCCACCCGGAAATTCGTTAACGGGAACAAGGATTCAGTACGCAAGTTCGTCAAGGCCCTTGACCGCGCAAACAACTACATCATGCATGATGAGGATGGGGCGCAGAAGGTGGTTTTAAGCTCATTGAAGCTTGAGCCTGCCCAGTTGAAAGATGTTTGGGACGACTATGAATTTGACCTTTCACTGGACCATACATTGCCCATCACCCTGGAAAGCCAGGCGCGCTGGGTATGCAAGCGGAAAGGGGTCGCGGTCTCGGATGTGCCGAATTTTCATGGCTTTGTCTACATGGATGCCCTGCTAGGCATCAAGCCTGCCGCTGTTACGGTTATGAGGTAG
- a CDS encoding pseudouridine synthase: MEERLQKILSQAGVASRREAERMITDGRVMINGAPVTELGTKADPSRDNITVDGKPVTVEEKRVYILLNKPVGYMTTLKDPEGRPIVTDLLKGLGVRVFPVGRLDYNTEGLLLLTNDGEWANSLAHPRHEVDKEYLVRVRGTVTREQITRLEQGVELEDGKTAPARVAVTKQSDNNTWISITIHEGRYRQVRRMCEAVSLSVVRLRRIRYGALAIGELKLGEYRRLTPGEVAALADGRKRGRR, from the coding sequence ATGGAAGAGCGGTTGCAGAAGATACTTTCCCAGGCCGGGGTCGCTTCCCGCCGGGAGGCAGAGCGGATGATCACAGACGGGCGTGTCATGATTAACGGTGCGCCGGTTACCGAGCTCGGCACCAAGGCTGATCCTTCCCGCGATAATATCACCGTCGACGGCAAGCCGGTCACCGTTGAAGAAAAGCGGGTATACATCCTTCTAAATAAACCCGTGGGGTATATGACAACCCTGAAGGACCCCGAGGGGCGTCCCATCGTAACCGATCTCCTCAAGGGGCTCGGGGTGAGGGTCTTCCCCGTGGGGCGTCTCGACTACAATACCGAGGGGCTGCTGCTCCTTACCAATGACGGCGAATGGGCCAACAGTCTTGCCCATCCGAGGCATGAGGTGGATAAGGAGTACCTCGTGCGGGTGCGGGGAACGGTGACCCGGGAGCAGATTACCCGGCTGGAGCAGGGCGTTGAGCTGGAGGACGGCAAGACTGCTCCGGCAAGGGTTGCAGTAACCAAACAGAGCGACAACAATACCTGGATTTCCATCACAATTCACGAGGGGCGCTATCGTCAGGTCCGCCGCATGTGCGAGGCGGTCAGCCTTTCGGTGGTCAGGCTGCGGCGGATACGGTATGGGGCCCTTGCCATCGGCGAGCTGAAGTTGGGGGAGTACCGGCGGCTTACTCCCGGAGAAGTGGCAGCGCTGGCAGACGGCAGGAAGCGCGGGCGGCGGTGA
- a CDS encoding sensor histidine kinase, with translation MSIRKRLAIISVLPLVVALLGSIYIIRMNALQDYHRNELQFITSVSNDIFDLNFLSDRYLLYREKQVKAQWLLKHDALGKMLAGQHISGRENDNLWHKLSRIHRDMGRILFQLSGTLDNGDASGDVKQLDDREERLSMVLLLKAREMFSTAERIAGAKRHELVAIRQKLNYSIIVLFVMFALVISIISALSSRAIIASIGGLRRGTEIVASGNLDHRLEPRGDDELGQLAMAFNVMTERVKSADTNLRNTISALRQEVEERKRAEENARDLNQQLETAVAALEEEIAEHQQTGDELRNKEHLLVLQSRQATMGEMIGNIAHQWRQPLNLLAIIVQSLPERGERGDLRVEDLRSCSEKSMKIISHMSQTIDDFRNFFRPDKEKIPFKVCDAVSRALSIIEGSFAGSRIKIETNVTGDPVVNGYPNEFSQVLINILLNARDVLVERRVDNPLVTITIETKAGKSAIAIADNGGGIQEEIMDKIFDPYFTTRGPDRGTGVGLFMSKTIIEKNMNGALTARNVGAGAEFRIEV, from the coding sequence GTGTCCATAAGGAAACGTCTGGCTATAATATCCGTCCTTCCCCTTGTGGTGGCCCTGCTGGGCAGCATCTATATCATCAGGATGAACGCTCTTCAGGATTATCATCGGAATGAGTTGCAGTTTATTACTTCAGTATCAAATGATATTTTTGACCTGAACTTTCTGTCGGACCGCTACCTGCTCTACCGGGAGAAACAGGTCAAAGCCCAGTGGCTCCTGAAGCACGATGCCCTTGGAAAAATGCTGGCGGGACAACATATCTCCGGTAGGGAAAATGATAATCTGTGGCACAAGCTGAGCCGTATCCACAGAGATATGGGCCGCATTCTATTTCAACTGAGCGGGACGCTGGATAACGGTGATGCCTCTGGCGATGTTAAGCAACTGGATGACCGGGAAGAGCGACTTTCGATGGTTCTTCTCCTCAAGGCGCGTGAAATGTTCAGTACGGCAGAGCGCATTGCCGGTGCCAAGCGGCACGAACTTGTTGCGATACGGCAAAAGTTGAACTACAGCATCATCGTTCTGTTTGTTATGTTTGCGCTGGTGATCAGCATAATCTCCGCACTCAGTTCCAGGGCCATCATTGCATCCATCGGAGGCTTGCGGCGCGGTACCGAGATAGTGGCTTCCGGGAACCTGGATCACCGGCTCGAACCGCGGGGCGATGATGAACTCGGACAGCTGGCCATGGCCTTTAACGTCATGACGGAAAGGGTCAAGTCGGCCGACACCAACCTGCGTAATACAATTTCAGCCCTTCGCCAGGAAGTGGAGGAGCGTAAGCGCGCCGAGGAAAATGCCCGCGACCTGAACCAACAGCTGGAAACGGCCGTTGCCGCCCTGGAGGAAGAGATTGCGGAACACCAGCAGACTGGAGACGAACTTCGGAACAAGGAACACCTTCTAGTCCTCCAGAGCCGCCAAGCCACCATGGGAGAGATGATAGGCAACATTGCCCATCAGTGGCGCCAGCCGCTGAACCTGCTTGCTATCATTGTCCAGAGCCTGCCGGAGAGGGGCGAGCGCGGCGACCTGCGCGTGGAAGACCTGAGAAGTTGTTCTGAAAAGTCAATGAAGATTATCTCCCATATGTCCCAAACCATTGACGATTTCAGGAATTTCTTCAGGCCGGACAAGGAGAAGATTCCGTTCAAGGTCTGCGATGCCGTTTCCCGCGCGCTCTCCATTATTGAGGGGAGCTTTGCCGGTTCCAGGATCAAGATCGAAACTAACGTTACGGGAGATCCCGTTGTAAATGGCTATCCGAACGAGTTCTCCCAGGTGCTGATAAATATTCTGCTGAACGCGCGGGATGTGTTGGTAGAGCGCAGGGTTGACAATCCGCTTGTGACGATCACAATAGAAACCAAAGCCGGCAAGAGCGCCATTGCCATTGCCGATAACGGTGGCGGTATTCAGGAAGAGATTATGGACAAGATCTTCGATCCGTATTTCACCACCAGAGGACCGGACAGGGGGACGGGAGTCGGCTTGTTCATGTCTAAAACCATTATTGAAAAAAACATGAACGGAGCGCTTACTGCACGTAACGTCGGGGCAGGAGCGGAATTCAGGATAGAGGTCTGA
- the dnaE gene encoding DNA polymerase III subunit alpha, protein MSFVHLHLHTQYSLLDGAIRLGDLIKKAKDTDMPAVAITDHGVMFGAMEFYLKCKDKGVKPIIGSEVYIAPGSRFVKEVKGVEAGAGYHLLLLCENMTGYRNLSKLVSVGFKEGFYYKPRIDKEVLAQYSEGLICLSACLKGEVAYLCERDRIAEAVDVARWYADLFPDRYYIELQENGLTEQDKANKGLLEVAREVGLPLVATNDCHYLNREDARAHEVLLCIQTGKTMNDASRMRFSTDEFYVKTPEEMAAAFHYAPEAVSNTVKIAERCNLDFDFKTYYFPQFDPPVGQTLDQMLEDAARKGLELRLREIRLKTPDMTPEQEQKYWERLRIELDCIAQMGFPGYFLIVADFINWAKDHGIPVGPGRGSAAGSLVAYSIRITDLDPLPYNLLFERFLNPERISMPDIDVDFCQDRREEVIHYVTGKYGRDQVCQIITFGTMSARAVIRDVGRALDMTYGEVDRIAKLVPEVLGIKLKDAIAQEPRLKEAAEADPRVKELLDIGLCLEGLARHASTHAAGVVVAPKVLEEFCPVYKDQKTGSLTTQYSMKYVEKIGLVKFDFLGLKNLTVIHNAVKIIRAGKDPNFDIAALRDDDQASYDLISAGNTTGVFQLESSGMKDMLVKLKPSCFEDVIAACALYRPGPLGSGMVDDFIDRKHGRKKVVYDLPQLEPILKDTYGVIVYQEQVMQIARTLAGYSLGGADLLRRAMGKKDPAEMAKQRDIFLEGAKNGGIDLQKAGAIFDLMAKFAEYGFNKSHSAAYALVAYQTAYLKAHYPVEFLAALLTEDMGNTDKVVKTISDCREMGIEILPPDINDSHLSFRVLGNSIRFGLGAVKNVGEGAIEAIIEARKEGDFKDLFDFCERVDLHKVNKRVVESLVKCGAFDSTGGLRSQLMSALEDAMAIGQKIQQERESAQVSLFGVEEIIRTNGNGKGKTQLPDIPEWDDKLKLGLEKEALGFFITGHPLGRYEKEIKRFATVDTATLDGRADKSEVKLCGIVTSLKELITKKGDRMAFATLEDLLGSVEVVVFPEAFAAGSEYLKSDDPLLVTGTIDKGEKNIKIMANEVVLLRDVSSRETKRVIFTLSGDGLDRSRLETLKGIMRRYPGNCKTLLAIEIPAQCRATIALPDSYLVAASEELSLEVKNLFGYHAVSFE, encoded by the coding sequence AGATACCGATATGCCCGCCGTGGCCATCACCGACCACGGGGTGATGTTCGGCGCCATGGAGTTCTACCTCAAGTGCAAGGACAAGGGGGTGAAGCCGATTATCGGCTCCGAGGTCTATATCGCCCCCGGTTCCCGCTTCGTGAAGGAAGTGAAGGGGGTGGAGGCCGGCGCCGGTTACCACCTGCTTCTTCTCTGCGAAAACATGACCGGCTACCGGAACCTGTCGAAGCTGGTCTCCGTCGGTTTCAAGGAGGGTTTTTACTACAAGCCCCGCATCGATAAAGAGGTGCTGGCCCAGTATTCCGAGGGGCTTATCTGCCTATCCGCCTGCCTGAAGGGGGAGGTGGCCTACCTCTGCGAACGGGACCGGATTGCCGAGGCGGTGGATGTGGCCCGCTGGTACGCGGACCTCTTTCCGGACCGCTACTATATCGAGCTCCAGGAGAACGGCCTTACGGAGCAGGACAAGGCCAACAAGGGGCTCCTGGAGGTGGCGCGGGAGGTGGGGCTGCCGCTGGTGGCCACCAACGACTGCCACTACCTGAACCGGGAGGATGCCCGGGCCCATGAGGTGCTCCTCTGCATCCAGACCGGCAAGACCATGAACGATGCCTCGCGGATGCGCTTCTCCACCGACGAGTTCTACGTGAAGACCCCCGAGGAGATGGCCGCCGCGTTCCACTATGCGCCGGAGGCCGTTTCCAATACCGTGAAGATCGCCGAGCGGTGCAACCTCGACTTTGATTTCAAGACCTACTACTTCCCCCAGTTCGATCCCCCCGTGGGGCAGACCCTCGACCAGATGCTGGAGGATGCGGCCCGCAAGGGGCTTGAGCTCCGGCTCAGGGAGATCCGGCTCAAAACCCCCGACATGACTCCGGAGCAGGAGCAGAAGTACTGGGAGCGGTTGCGCATCGAGCTGGACTGCATCGCGCAGATGGGGTTCCCCGGCTACTTCCTCATCGTGGCCGACTTCATCAACTGGGCCAAGGACCACGGCATCCCCGTGGGGCCGGGCCGGGGTTCGGCGGCCGGTTCCCTGGTCGCCTATTCCATCCGGATCACCGACCTGGACCCGCTCCCCTACAATCTGCTCTTCGAGCGCTTCCTGAACCCGGAACGGATATCCATGCCCGATATCGACGTGGACTTCTGCCAGGACCGCCGCGAGGAGGTTATCCACTACGTCACCGGGAAATACGGCCGCGACCAGGTCTGCCAGATCATCACCTTCGGGACCATGTCGGCCCGGGCCGTCATCCGCGACGTGGGGCGTGCCCTGGATATGACCTACGGCGAGGTGGACCGTATCGCCAAGCTGGTGCCTGAAGTCCTCGGCATCAAGCTGAAGGACGCCATTGCCCAGGAGCCCCGCCTGAAGGAAGCCGCCGAGGCCGACCCCCGGGTGAAGGAGCTTCTCGATATCGGCCTCTGCCTCGAAGGGCTTGCGCGCCACGCCTCCACCCACGCGGCCGGCGTAGTGGTGGCCCCCAAGGTGCTGGAGGAGTTCTGCCCCGTCTACAAGGACCAGAAGACCGGCTCCCTCACCACCCAGTACTCCATGAAGTACGTGGAGAAGATCGGCCTCGTGAAGTTCGACTTCCTGGGGCTCAAGAACCTGACGGTCATCCACAACGCGGTGAAGATCATCCGGGCCGGCAAGGACCCCAACTTCGACATCGCGGCCCTGCGCGACGACGACCAGGCCAGCTATGATCTCATCTCCGCCGGCAACACCACCGGCGTGTTCCAGCTTGAATCCAGCGGCATGAAGGACATGCTCGTGAAGCTGAAGCCTTCCTGCTTCGAGGACGTCATCGCCGCCTGCGCCCTCTACCGGCCTGGTCCCCTCGGCTCGGGGATGGTGGATGACTTCATCGACCGCAAGCACGGCCGCAAGAAGGTGGTCTACGACCTGCCCCAGCTGGAGCCGATCCTCAAGGACACCTACGGGGTCATCGTATACCAGGAGCAGGTCATGCAGATCGCCCGGACCCTGGCGGGCTATTCTCTCGGCGGCGCCGACCTGCTGCGCCGCGCCATGGGGAAAAAGGACCCGGCGGAGATGGCCAAGCAGCGGGACATCTTCCTGGAAGGTGCCAAGAACGGCGGCATCGACCTCCAGAAGGCGGGGGCAATCTTCGACCTCATGGCCAAGTTTGCCGAGTACGGCTTCAACAAGTCCCACTCGGCCGCCTACGCCCTCGTGGCCTATCAGACTGCCTATCTCAAGGCCCACTACCCGGTGGAGTTCCTGGCCGCACTCCTCACCGAGGACATGGGGAACACCGATAAGGTGGTGAAGACCATTTCCGACTGCCGGGAGATGGGGATCGAGATCCTCCCCCCCGATATCAATGACTCCCATCTCTCCTTCCGGGTTCTGGGAAACTCCATCCGTTTCGGCCTCGGGGCCGTGAAAAACGTAGGGGAGGGGGCCATCGAGGCGATTATCGAGGCGCGGAAAGAGGGGGATTTCAAAGACCTCTTCGATTTCTGCGAGCGGGTCGATCTCCACAAGGTCAACAAGCGGGTGGTGGAATCCCTGGTCAAATGCGGTGCCTTCGACTCCACCGGTGGCCTGCGCTCCCAGCTCATGTCGGCCCTGGAGGATGCCATGGCCATCGGCCAGAAGATCCAGCAGGAGCGGGAGAGCGCCCAGGTATCCCTCTTCGGTGTCGAAGAGATCATCCGCACCAACGGCAACGGCAAAGGGAAGACGCAGCTTCCCGATATCCCCGAGTGGGATGACAAGCTGAAACTGGGGCTGGAGAAGGAGGCCCTCGGCTTCTTCATTACCGGCCACCCCCTGGGGCGCTACGAGAAGGAGATAAAACGCTTTGCCACCGTGGATACCGCCACCCTCGACGGGCGGGCCGACAAGAGCGAGGTCAAGCTCTGCGGCATCGTCACCTCCCTCAAGGAGCTGATAACCAAGAAGGGGGACCGGATGGCCTTCGCCACCCTGGAGGACCTGCTCGGCTCGGTGGAGGTGGTGGTTTTCCCCGAGGCATTCGCCGCCGGTTCCGAATACCTCAAGTCCGATGACCCGCTCCTCGTTACCGGCACCATCGACAAGGGGGAGAAGAATATCAAGATCATGGCAAACGAGGTGGTGCTCCTGCGGGACGTGAGCAGCCGGGAGACGAAACGGGTGATCTTCACCCTCTCCGGCGACGGCCTCGACCGCAGCCGCCTTGAAACCCTCAAGGGGATCATGCGCCGCTATCCCGGAAACTGCAAAACGCTTCTCGCCATAGAGATCCCGGCCCAGTGCCGGGCCACCATCGCGCTGCCCGATTCGTATCTGGTTGCCGCCAGCGAGGAACTCTCCCTTGAAGTGAAGAACCTCTTCGGCTATCATGCCGTGTCGTTTGAATAA
- a CDS encoding acetyl-CoA carboxylase carboxyltransferase subunit alpha produces the protein MASQFFLEFEKPVVELEQKIQELADIAGDNSELKTEVVKLEKKVDKMREVIFANLSRWQMVQVARHIDRPFTLDYLTHIFTDFVELHGDRLFGDDHAIVGGMAKLDGEPVMVIGHQKGRDTKEKVYRNFGMPNPEGYRKALRLMEMAERFRMPIITFVDTPGAYPGIGAEERGQAEAIARNLREMAALTVPIVVVITGEGGSGGALAIAVGDRVLMLEYSIYAVISPEGCAAILWSDGTKGAQAAEALKLTAPDLKELEVIDEIVKEPLGGAHRDHEAMAKNLKEAILRHLNELKTLSVEQLVEGRYQKFRKMSRFAE, from the coding sequence ATGGCTTCCCAATTTTTTCTGGAATTTGAAAAGCCGGTGGTTGAACTGGAGCAGAAAATTCAGGAGCTGGCCGATATCGCCGGCGACAACTCGGAGTTGAAGACCGAGGTGGTCAAGCTGGAGAAGAAGGTGGACAAGATGCGGGAGGTGATCTTCGCCAACCTCTCCCGCTGGCAGATGGTTCAGGTGGCACGCCACATCGACCGCCCCTTCACCCTCGACTACCTCACGCACATTTTCACCGATTTCGTGGAGCTCCACGGCGACCGCCTCTTCGGCGACGACCACGCCATCGTCGGCGGCATGGCCAAGCTGGACGGCGAGCCGGTCATGGTCATCGGCCACCAGAAGGGGCGCGACACCAAGGAGAAGGTTTACCGCAACTTCGGCATGCCCAACCCCGAGGGGTACCGCAAGGCCCTGCGCCTCATGGAGATGGCCGAGCGGTTCCGGATGCCGATAATCACTTTCGTTGACACCCCGGGCGCCTATCCCGGCATCGGCGCCGAGGAGCGGGGCCAGGCCGAGGCCATTGCCCGCAACCTGCGGGAGATGGCGGCCCTGACCGTGCCGATCGTCGTCGTCATCACCGGCGAGGGGGGCTCCGGCGGGGCGCTGGCCATCGCCGTGGGGGACCGGGTGCTGATGCTGGAATACTCCATCTACGCCGTAATCTCCCCCGAGGGGTGCGCCGCCATCCTCTGGTCCGACGGCACCAAGGGTGCCCAGGCCGCCGAGGCCCTGAAGCTTACCGCTCCCGACCTGAAGGAGCTGGAGGTCATCGACGAGATCGTCAAGGAGCCCCTGGGTGGCGCCCACCGGGATCACGAGGCCATGGCCAAGAACCTCAAGGAGGCCATTCTCCGGCACCTGAATGAGTTGAAGACGCTCTCCGTGGAGCAGCTCGTGGAAGGTCGGTACCAGAAGTTCCGCAAGATGAGCCGGTTTGCCGAGTAG
- a CDS encoding PAS domain S-box protein, protein MRLQDDGRNPRIDESSCSKGLAGQIKEWSDGTEHEMCFLADLLEDSGQPFAIGYLDGSVGHVNRAFERLVGYSGEELRKLDWRTALTPPEWRDSELAQLAELKRTGEPVRYEKEYIRKDGSRLPVELLVHLKKDKAGSPLYYYSFLTDITERKRVDERVRHLSYFPQFNPNPIIETDYNGNVTYCNTATCKALAGIGAEADAGLLVPDDLDAIVRDWDRSSEATLYREVSVKNGVFRETVFLTPLYPVVRIYAHDITDLKEAGKALRENEKMLRLFIEHAPAGLAMFDREMRYLSVSKRWLRDYRLGDRDLRGLCHYDVFPELPEKWKEFHRRGLAGEELKEEGEPFVRADGSVQWLRWELHPWYDSSDQVGGIVIASEDITESKQAEERILQLNQEMEQRLAELQLILDTSPIGLAITNEPQGDVIRGNPALEKLLGVPAGGEISKHGFNAAKFRVFKDGRELSPLELPMQRAVRGELICGETLDIQREDGTFRNLYCSAAALLNNEGKPCGAVGAFMDITERKELEDVVIKSQLDVYAILDNIPYRAWLKDTEGRYVKVNWPLAIAFGCASPREVIGKTDLELLPRDLAEMVRADDQEVMGSGQKKLVEVNVVEDGEEKCFETFRAPRFDQNGKVIGTTGIAEDITKRKRAAQELQAAHDELEQKVAERTHELATALNDLRTESLDRIQALEALREQEQLLIHQGRLAAMGEMIGNIAHQWRQPLNTLGIIIQGLPVSLDAGELTAEYLEERVERAMQLIYHMSKTIDDFRNFFSPDKEKVQFGVKGVVTNALSLIGDNFRSMGIQVRFDCSSDISINGYPNEFSQALLNILMNARDAIEQRNVHEPRVVVRMFMENNRMVLTIADNGGGIDKRIIDKVFDPYFTSKGPSHGTGLGLFIAKTIIEKSMNGTLNVHNTGEGAEFRIMV, encoded by the coding sequence TTGCGCTTGCAGGATGATGGCAGAAATCCTCGTATTGACGAAAGCTCCTGCTCAAAGGGACTGGCGGGCCAGATCAAGGAATGGAGCGATGGCACAGAGCATGAAATGTGCTTTCTCGCCGATTTGCTTGAAGACTCCGGCCAGCCCTTTGCCATCGGGTACCTCGACGGCAGTGTGGGCCATGTTAACAGGGCGTTTGAACGTCTTGTCGGGTACAGTGGGGAAGAGCTGCGGAAACTGGACTGGCGCACCGCCCTTACCCCTCCGGAGTGGCGGGATAGTGAACTGGCGCAGCTGGCGGAGCTTAAGCGAACCGGCGAACCCGTCAGGTACGAGAAGGAATACATCCGAAAGGATGGCTCCCGTCTGCCGGTGGAACTTCTTGTGCATCTGAAGAAGGATAAAGCCGGTAGCCCCCTTTATTACTATTCTTTTTTAACTGATATCACCGAGCGCAAGAGGGTTGATGAGCGCGTAAGGCACCTTTCCTATTTCCCCCAGTTCAATCCTAACCCCATCATCGAAACCGATTACAACGGAAACGTTACCTACTGCAACACCGCTACCTGCAAGGCTCTGGCAGGCATTGGCGCGGAGGCTGATGCCGGCCTGCTCGTTCCCGACGACCTGGACGCCATTGTACGCGACTGGGACAGGAGCAGCGAAGCAACCCTGTACCGCGAGGTTTCCGTCAAAAACGGGGTATTCAGGGAGACCGTTTTTCTGACGCCCCTTTATCCCGTCGTGCGTATCTATGCCCACGACATCACGGATTTGAAAGAGGCCGGGAAGGCGTTGCGGGAAAATGAGAAAATGCTCCGCCTTTTTATCGAACATGCTCCAGCGGGGCTGGCAATGTTTGATCGCGAGATGCGCTACCTGAGCGTCAGTAAGCGCTGGTTGAGAGACTACAGGCTCGGCGACCGCGATTTGCGGGGGCTCTGCCACTATGACGTTTTCCCAGAGCTTCCCGAAAAGTGGAAAGAGTTTCACCGGAGAGGGTTGGCTGGTGAAGAGTTGAAGGAAGAGGGAGAGCCGTTTGTGCGTGCCGACGGCTCGGTGCAATGGCTGCGCTGGGAGCTGCATCCCTGGTATGACTCGTCGGACCAGGTCGGGGGAATTGTCATTGCCTCCGAAGACATTACCGAGAGTAAGCAGGCGGAGGAAAGGATTCTGCAATTGAATCAGGAGATGGAGCAGCGGCTGGCCGAATTGCAGCTTATCCTCGATACCTCCCCCATCGGTCTTGCCATTACCAATGAGCCGCAGGGTGACGTCATCCGGGGCAATCCGGCCCTTGAAAAACTGCTCGGAGTGCCGGCAGGGGGCGAAATATCAAAACATGGTTTCAACGCGGCAAAATTCCGGGTCTTCAAAGACGGCCGTGAGCTCTCTCCTTTGGAGTTGCCCATGCAAAGGGCCGTTCGCGGTGAGCTCATTTGCGGAGAAACCTTGGACATCCAGCGGGAGGACGGGACGTTTAGGAATCTTTACTGCTCCGCGGCAGCGCTTTTGAACAATGAGGGCAAGCCATGTGGCGCGGTCGGAGCGTTCATGGACATAACCGAACGCAAAGAGCTGGAGGATGTGGTCATAAAAAGCCAGCTCGACGTGTACGCCATCCTCGACAACATACCCTACCGGGCTTGGCTAAAGGATACTGAAGGACGTTACGTGAAGGTCAACTGGCCGCTGGCAATTGCCTTTGGGTGTGCGTCGCCCAGAGAGGTCATCGGCAAAACGGACCTGGAACTCCTGCCGCGGGATTTGGCCGAGATGGTCCGTGCCGACGACCAGGAGGTTATGGGGAGCGGGCAGAAAAAGCTGGTTGAGGTGAACGTTGTCGAGGATGGAGAAGAAAAGTGTTTCGAAACGTTCCGGGCGCCCCGGTTTGACCAGAACGGCAAGGTAATCGGCACGACGGGAATCGCCGAGGACATAACTAAACGCAAGCGGGCCGCGCAAGAATTGCAGGCGGCCCACGACGAACTGGAACAGAAGGTCGCGGAACGCACCCATGAGCTTGCCACTGCCCTGAATGATCTGAGGACAGAGAGCCTCGACCGCATCCAGGCCCTTGAGGCGCTGCGCGAGCAGGAGCAGCTCCTCATCCATCAGGGCCGGCTCGCGGCCATGGGTGAGATGATAGGCAACATCGCTCACCAGTGGCGCCAGCCATTGAATACCCTGGGGATTATCATTCAGGGGTTGCCCGTGAGCTTGGACGCCGGAGAATTAACTGCAGAATACCTGGAGGAAAGGGTCGAACGGGCCATGCAGCTGATTTACCACATGTCCAAGACCATTGACGATTTCAGGAACTTCTTCAGCCCCGACAAGGAAAAGGTTCAGTTCGGAGTCAAAGGGGTTGTTACCAATGCCCTGTCACTTATTGGAGACAATTTCAGGAGTATGGGGATACAGGTCCGGTTCGATTGCTCAAGCGACATCTCCATCAACGGTTATCCCAATGAATTCTCCCAGGCACTTCTCAATATCCTCATGAATGCCAGGGATGCCATTGAGCAGAGGAATGTTCACGAACCGCGCGTGGTGGTCAGGATGTTTATGGAAAACAACCGGATGGTGCTGACCATTGCCGACAACGGAGGCGGCATCGATAAGAGGATTATCGACAAGGTATTCGATCCCTACTTCACCTCGAAGGGGCCGAGTCACGGAACCGGCCTTGGGCTTTTCATCGCCAAAACCATTATAGAAAAAAGCATGAACGGCACGCTCAACGTGCACAACACCGGGGAAGGCGCAGAGTTCAGGATTATGGTCTGA